From Leptospira ryugenii, a single genomic window includes:
- a CDS encoding high-potential iron-sulfur protein has protein sequence MKRTNRKSFLRTSLLLGGGLFFTGKILSEIKEKAENPDTILDENDPTPNALGFHHDASKTDFSLYPERRAKTQKDNICKNCQQYQRVDERWGRCSIMGANLVSQSGWCSAFTKKM, from the coding sequence ATGAAACGAACTAACAGAAAAAGTTTTTTAAGAACAAGCCTCCTCTTAGGAGGAGGTTTGTTTTTCACAGGGAAAATCCTCTCTGAAATAAAAGAGAAGGCAGAGAATCCTGATACAATTCTAGACGAAAATGACCCAACACCGAACGCACTTGGGTTTCACCACGATGCATCCAAAACAGATTTTAGTTTGTATCCGGAAAGAAGGGCAAAGACACAAAAGGACAATATATGCAAGAATTGCCAACAATACCAAAGGGTAGATGAGCGATGGGGACGCTGTTCAATTATGGGAGCCAATCTAGTCTCCCAGTCTGGATGGTGTTCTGCCTTTACCAAAAAAATGTAA
- a CDS encoding DoxX family protein, whose product METNIFQKTLRILLGAFMTLAGIGHLTFQRQEFLAQVPRWLPSDPTFMDFVVVSSGLVEIALGLSMLFWVKQQIKVGILLALFFVAIFPGNISQYTNGISAFGLDTDEKRLIRLFFQPVLILWALWSTGALHYLKEKRKTKS is encoded by the coding sequence ATGGAAACTAATATTTTTCAAAAAACATTACGTATTCTATTAGGTGCTTTTATGACATTGGCAGGCATTGGCCACCTAACGTTTCAAAGGCAGGAGTTTTTAGCTCAGGTACCAAGGTGGCTACCTTCGGATCCAACATTTATGGATTTTGTGGTAGTATCCTCAGGACTTGTGGAAATCGCACTTGGCCTGTCTATGCTCTTTTGGGTGAAACAACAAATTAAGGTGGGAATTTTATTGGCATTATTCTTTGTAGCGATCTTTCCTGGCAATATCTCTCAGTATACAAATGGCATCAGCGCCTTTGGTTTGGACACTGATGAAAAACGATTGATACGTTTGTTTTTCCAACCTGTTTTGATTCTATGGGCTCTTTGGTCCACTGGTGCTTTGCATTACTTAAAGGAGAAACGCAAAACGAAATCATGA
- a CDS encoding SRPBCC domain-containing protein: MAKAFIERLQSSVKGQTEIEFQRHFRASPDALFSCHTEAKLIQKWLTGPPAWVFERCKVDLRVGGTYLYIWSHPQNGRFGMMGFFKELETPFKIVNTEIFLPDPDQINQNAIDESLASWNWLSFTKDADRTLMKLVCRYPNADIRKTALDSGMSDGMEMSYQKLDQLLAGMK; encoded by the coding sequence ATGGCCAAGGCATTCATTGAAAGATTACAAAGTTCTGTGAAAGGACAGACAGAAATTGAGTTCCAACGGCATTTCCGTGCAAGTCCAGATGCACTTTTTTCTTGCCATACAGAAGCAAAACTCATCCAAAAGTGGCTTACAGGCCCGCCTGCCTGGGTCTTTGAACGTTGCAAGGTGGATCTTCGTGTGGGCGGCACCTATCTCTATATCTGGTCGCACCCGCAAAATGGTAGGTTTGGGATGATGGGTTTTTTTAAAGAGTTAGAGACACCGTTTAAAATCGTAAATACGGAAATCTTTCTTCCTGATCCTGATCAAATCAATCAGAATGCAATCGATGAATCACTAGCTTCTTGGAATTGGCTCAGCTTCACAAAAGATGCCGATCGTACACTTATGAAATTGGTTTGCCGTTATCCGAATGCGGATATCAGAAAGACTGCCTTAGATTCAGGCATGTCGGATGGAATGGAAATGAGCTACCAGAAATTAGATCAGTTGCTTGCTGGCATGAAATAA
- a CDS encoding TetR/AcrR family transcriptional regulator — MEKKGTRFRLLETSRRLFLENGYAETGLNQIVAEANTVKASLYQHFPSKEELGREVLKLYSEENLDLLKVLMKKYPDPIDFISAWTKVIQREARQKKLYGCGMANFRAQISRSENVIKEEIESIVNKTVSSLDTYLKQAQTQGLVPKDKNTNVLARQIFMVYEGVLQCYRLTDDPKLISDLLAVSTILLKK, encoded by the coding sequence ATGGAAAAAAAAGGGACTCGTTTCAGACTTCTCGAGACAAGTAGGCGCCTTTTCCTGGAAAATGGATATGCTGAAACGGGCTTAAACCAAATCGTTGCAGAGGCCAACACGGTAAAGGCAAGTCTGTACCAACACTTCCCATCAAAAGAAGAGTTGGGTAGGGAGGTATTAAAACTCTACTCGGAAGAAAATCTAGATCTACTAAAGGTATTGATGAAAAAATACCCTGATCCTATCGATTTTATCTCTGCTTGGACCAAAGTGATCCAAAGAGAAGCAAGGCAAAAGAAATTGTATGGCTGTGGTATGGCAAACTTCCGCGCCCAAATTTCGAGATCAGAAAATGTGATCAAAGAAGAGATCGAATCGATTGTTAATAAAACAGTCTCTTCTTTAGACACATATTTGAAGCAAGCACAGACACAAGGCCTTGTTCCAAAAGACAAAAACACAAATGTATTGGCGCGCCAGATTTTTATGGTATACGAAGGTGTCTTACAATGCTATCGCCTGACAGATGATCCCAAGCTTATCTCCGATCTACTCGCCGTTTCTACCATCCTATTGAAAAAATAA
- a CDS encoding nitroreductase has translation MSEEFIDIHNKAITVTDAMSTRHSIRQFLDKPVPKEVLDRIFSTALRAPSWKNSQPWKLHIVQGQKKIELAKEMSEHAMQSSPQPETAWPEGYPSDAKKRMFDLGMRVYGVAGIDRKDKEARDQFTLRNFQFFDAPVAVFLSTRFELSFFVGIDIGCLVQSVLLLAREEGLGSCAQAALGAFPQVVKKSLSLPEEEKVILGFSLGYPKPDSDLNRFHTPREGKDSLIQYYS, from the coding sequence ATGAGTGAAGAATTTATCGATATCCATAATAAAGCTATTACGGTGACAGATGCCATGTCTACAAGGCACAGTATCAGGCAATTCTTAGATAAACCTGTTCCCAAAGAAGTCCTGGACCGTATTTTTTCAACGGCACTCCGTGCACCTAGTTGGAAAAATTCCCAACCCTGGAAGTTACACATCGTACAAGGACAAAAGAAAATCGAATTGGCAAAAGAAATGAGTGAACATGCAATGCAGTCTAGTCCACAACCAGAAACTGCTTGGCCAGAAGGCTATCCAAGTGATGCCAAAAAACGCATGTTTGATTTGGGGATGCGAGTTTATGGAGTTGCGGGCATTGACCGTAAGGACAAAGAGGCTCGAGACCAATTTACGCTCCGTAATTTTCAGTTCTTTGACGCGCCTGTAGCTGTTTTTTTAAGCACGAGGTTTGAACTTAGTTTTTTTGTGGGGATTGATATAGGTTGCTTAGTTCAGTCTGTACTCCTATTAGCAAGAGAAGAAGGCTTAGGTTCCTGTGCACAAGCTGCACTAGGTGCTTTTCCTCAAGTCGTAAAAAAGAGTTTATCTTTACCTGAGGAAGAAAAAGTCATCTTGGGTTTTAGTCTTGGTTATCCGAAGCCCGATTCTGATTTGAATCGCTTCCATACACCGAGGGAAGGAAAAGACAGTCTCATCCAGTACTATTCCTGA
- a CDS encoding TolC family protein yields MGSFLPKYLFYYKQCILFYIILFTSALFAEENIRTRCSEEKQLTSLSKCLVQELPEFKMEELKLGEMRGRKKIASYLFPQNPLFNQYLAQRQGNSTSLIGNAPTSAQNFQVMVSQEIYTNGKREIAMQIADEEFQSQVLRLETTRRLYEFEVLKKLYRFRTIHEEERNLFETLSLTQDIKKIAKARIKEGLSPGIDEALTEAEEIRVYRLWAQSKRLLESTKSELELLLKLDLTRDWIHQKDWILQNETFANKSELVQMAIMLRPELKLTENEIQIANLEWNRTKKEKIPNVSLGAFAQNDGFNERVIGGLVSFPILVWRDFEGELLVTKTKVQVSKEKYQLTERSIKQEVLQAVANYSILNEEIKLYESEKMIRAENDIKNLQEAVRFGRVRLLEAIQQQRILLQTKLLYLNAKLEWELATIELTRVLGLPIEQLEAKK; encoded by the coding sequence ATGGGTAGTTTTTTACCTAAATATTTGTTTTATTACAAACAATGTATTTTATTTTATATAATCTTATTTACTTCAGCCTTATTTGCTGAAGAGAATATTCGTACACGCTGTTCGGAAGAAAAACAGCTAACTTCACTTAGCAAATGTTTGGTTCAGGAACTTCCAGAATTTAAAATGGAAGAATTAAAACTTGGCGAGATGCGAGGGAGAAAAAAAATAGCATCCTATTTATTTCCTCAAAACCCTTTGTTTAACCAATATCTTGCACAAAGACAAGGAAACTCCACATCTCTAATAGGCAATGCTCCTACATCCGCTCAAAATTTCCAGGTGATGGTAAGCCAAGAAATTTACACAAACGGAAAACGAGAAATTGCGATGCAGATTGCAGATGAAGAATTCCAATCGCAAGTGCTTAGATTGGAAACCACGCGTAGATTGTATGAATTTGAAGTATTAAAAAAGTTATATCGATTTCGGACGATCCATGAGGAAGAAAGAAATTTGTTTGAGACACTATCGCTTACACAAGATATCAAAAAAATTGCCAAAGCAAGGATCAAAGAAGGCCTGTCGCCGGGGATTGACGAAGCGCTCACAGAAGCCGAAGAAATCCGAGTCTATCGATTATGGGCACAAAGCAAACGTTTGTTGGAATCCACTAAATCAGAGCTTGAACTTTTACTAAAACTAGACCTTACCAGGGATTGGATACACCAAAAAGATTGGATTCTGCAAAATGAAACTTTCGCCAACAAATCTGAGTTGGTGCAAATGGCAATCATGCTGCGACCGGAATTAAAGTTAACGGAAAACGAGATTCAAATTGCAAATTTAGAATGGAACCGAACCAAGAAAGAGAAAATTCCGAATGTAAGTTTGGGAGCATTTGCTCAAAATGATGGCTTCAATGAACGTGTGATTGGTGGTCTGGTCAGTTTTCCCATTCTAGTTTGGAGAGATTTTGAAGGAGAACTGTTGGTAACAAAGACAAAAGTTCAGGTATCAAAAGAAAAATACCAATTAACGGAGAGAAGTATCAAACAAGAGGTTCTCCAGGCAGTGGCAAACTATAGCATTTTAAATGAAGAGATCAAACTCTACGAATCTGAAAAAATGATCCGAGCAGAAAATGACATCAAAAATCTACAAGAAGCAGTTCGATTTGGTAGAGTCAGGCTTTTAGAGGCTATTCAACAACAAAGAATATTACTGCAAACAAAACTCTTGTATCTGAATGCAAAGCTCGAATGGGAATTGGCAACAATCGAGCTTACTAGAGTTTTAGGACTTCCAATCGAACAATTGGAGGCAAAAAAATGA
- a CDS encoding efflux RND transporter periplasmic adaptor subunit: MRTKYIALLILSALGFGFYLWKRGKEKPQAREIHTSNQILEITDEQRKGLLIETQIVRETEIISKLELLGETEAVPDQKMDVIARIPGRILKVYFVEGDKVQKGAKLVSIDSPELAKLRSNYQISKSKWKAAEENLNRIQRLVQMNLAAKQELIDAEASFKVVDAEKRASEEYLRANGLALDQSYSGIYTIFAPISGKALTRNAIPGSLVTSDQVFTSIANLDTLWFQAKIFEGDLQFLTEGANAEIFLNSYPEDIFTAKLDHIGEQVDAQSRTVHARLIFKNHNQKAKIGLFGKALIQRQKKRGIVIPKASIQSYQNKTFVLLETEPNKFLWRAVTKGIETAEEVEITDGLREGETIVSKGSFALKAMLFKSTFGGE; this comes from the coding sequence ATGAGAACCAAATACATTGCTCTACTTATACTTTCTGCATTAGGTTTTGGATTTTATTTATGGAAGAGAGGCAAAGAAAAACCTCAAGCCCGAGAGATCCATACCTCGAATCAGATTCTAGAGATTACGGACGAACAAAGGAAAGGACTTTTGATTGAAACCCAAATTGTCCGAGAAACAGAAATCATTTCAAAACTTGAACTCTTGGGAGAAACCGAAGCGGTCCCCGATCAAAAGATGGATGTGATCGCTCGTATCCCAGGGCGCATTCTAAAAGTATACTTCGTGGAAGGCGATAAAGTTCAAAAAGGAGCCAAACTTGTTTCGATTGATTCTCCTGAATTGGCAAAACTTCGGTCAAACTACCAAATTTCAAAATCAAAATGGAAAGCTGCCGAAGAAAATTTAAATCGAATACAACGTTTAGTCCAAATGAATTTAGCCGCCAAACAAGAGCTAATAGATGCTGAAGCTTCTTTCAAAGTGGTGGATGCCGAAAAGAGAGCATCAGAAGAATATTTGAGAGCAAATGGTCTGGCACTCGACCAGTCATATTCAGGAATTTATACAATCTTTGCTCCCATCTCTGGGAAGGCACTAACTAGAAATGCAATCCCTGGATCATTGGTAACCTCTGACCAAGTTTTTACAAGTATCGCAAATTTAGACACACTTTGGTTCCAAGCCAAGATCTTTGAAGGGGATTTGCAATTTTTAACTGAAGGAGCAAATGCTGAGATCTTTTTAAATTCCTATCCAGAGGATATCTTTACAGCTAAACTTGATCATATTGGGGAACAGGTTGATGCACAATCACGGACCGTTCATGCTCGTCTCATTTTTAAAAACCATAATCAGAAAGCAAAAATTGGATTATTTGGGAAAGCTCTGATCCAAAGGCAGAAAAAAAGAGGCATCGTCATTCCCAAGGCTTCCATCCAGTCTTATCAAAATAAAACTTTTGTTTTGCTTGAAACAGAGCCTAACAAATTTCTTTGGAGAGCTGTAACAAAAGGGATAGAAACGGCTGAGGAAGTAGAGATTACAGATGGGCTAAGAGAAGGCGAAACCATTGTAAGCAAAGGCTCCTTTGCACTCAAAGCAATGTTGTTTAAGTCAACATTTGGAGGGGAGTGA
- a CDS encoding efflux RND transporter permease subunit, whose product MELLTHIVRFSLHHRFLTILSTLLVSGFGLYATYHLKVDAVPDITNVQVQIVTTAPSLSTLEIEQYISLPVERAITGVPNLEIVRSVSRYGFSLVTAIFKEGTPIMLARQLVSERLTEAGENIPSKYGKPMIGPMSTGLGEVFQFTLESDSHSAMELTTYLNWNINPQLKTVPGIVEVNTFGGATKQYQVLVDLHKAAALGVPLAKIVEAVQSNNLSTGSGYIETFGEQLIVGTDGFLKSIDDFKKIEVGTSADGFPIYLENLGTIQEGTRLRKGAATSMGKSEVTGAVTLMILGGNSLEVTNAVKEKIKEIEPTLPKGMRIIPYYDRSIMVKNTLKTILWNLSEGAILVIVILFLMIGDFRSGLVIAAMIPLSMLFALTLMFWRDLPANLMSMGAIDFGLIVDGAVILIENAHRHLSFMKTKLKRNLTDEEQKETILKATIEVRKATIFGEIIIAIVYVPILTLSGTEGKMFIPMAITVLLALAGAFLYTLTIIPVLASLFLRGNHIAEHETYFFSKIQSWYLPKFNYCLENPKQIMYGSAGVFIISILIFAQMGGEFLPKLDEGNLLIEVSRYPSTSLSQSLTSSLKIEKTILENIPEVNRIVSRTGSPELAIEPMGVEKTDIYLDMLDRSKWTMPKEQIERKISDLISQHAPEVAFGLSQPIEMRNNEMMAGIRADVGIKIYGEDLNELKIIAESVSEEIKNISGVDDLRIEQTFGLEYLRLKPNREKLARNHQSIIDFNQTVEAISSGVPAGIVYEGMKRFEIVVKAKDVFQLDQVKNLPFYVGKNNFAPLRELSEIFIEDGPVQILHENQSRYALVQFNIRGNDLVNTVKMVKDTIDSKKLIPSGYFYRLGGEYEKYISARNRLLIVLPITLCLILIILYFAFGDLRSALLIFLNVPIAISGGILALFLRDLNFSISAGIGFIALFGIAVLNGLVLVTFIRSLEGQGLDHREAVRQGSLSRLRPVLTTALLASIGFLPMALSSSPGAEVQRPLASVVIGGLITASCLTLFVLPVVYLRLGKKV is encoded by the coding sequence ATGGAATTGCTCACACACATTGTAAGATTTTCCTTACATCACCGGTTCCTGACGATACTCTCTACTCTATTGGTTTCAGGTTTTGGATTGTATGCAACCTACCACTTAAAAGTAGATGCTGTTCCCGATATCACAAATGTCCAAGTGCAAATTGTAACTACTGCACCCTCACTTTCCACTTTAGAAATTGAGCAATACATTAGTTTGCCTGTCGAAAGAGCAATTACTGGGGTTCCTAATTTAGAAATTGTTCGCTCTGTTTCTCGTTATGGCTTTTCATTAGTGACTGCCATTTTTAAAGAAGGAACTCCTATTATGTTAGCAAGGCAGTTGGTAAGCGAACGACTCACGGAAGCAGGAGAAAATATTCCATCCAAATATGGGAAACCGATGATTGGACCTATGAGTACTGGTCTCGGTGAAGTATTTCAGTTTACCTTGGAAAGTGATTCACATTCGGCGATGGAATTGACTACCTATCTTAACTGGAATATCAATCCACAACTCAAAACAGTACCCGGTATCGTAGAAGTAAATACATTTGGCGGTGCAACAAAACAATACCAGGTGCTAGTAGATTTACATAAAGCAGCAGCATTGGGTGTTCCGCTTGCAAAGATTGTAGAGGCTGTGCAATCCAACAATCTATCAACAGGTTCTGGTTATATTGAAACTTTCGGTGAACAGTTGATAGTGGGAACAGATGGGTTCTTAAAGTCCATAGATGATTTCAAAAAAATAGAAGTAGGAACATCTGCTGATGGATTTCCCATCTATCTAGAAAACCTGGGTACTATTCAGGAAGGAACCAGACTCCGTAAAGGAGCTGCAACCTCAATGGGTAAAAGTGAAGTAACAGGAGCAGTCACCTTAATGATATTAGGTGGAAATTCTCTTGAAGTCACAAATGCAGTAAAAGAAAAAATCAAGGAGATTGAACCCACCCTTCCCAAAGGAATGAGAATTATTCCCTACTATGATCGTTCTATCATGGTAAAAAATACTCTCAAAACAATACTTTGGAATTTATCGGAGGGTGCAATTCTTGTCATTGTCATTCTCTTCTTAATGATTGGGGACTTTCGATCTGGTCTCGTAATAGCGGCGATGATTCCTCTCTCTATGTTGTTTGCACTTACCTTGATGTTTTGGCGTGATTTGCCTGCAAATCTAATGTCGATGGGAGCGATTGATTTTGGACTGATAGTCGATGGTGCTGTTATTTTGATAGAAAATGCTCATAGACACCTAAGCTTTATGAAAACAAAGCTAAAAAGAAATCTAACAGATGAGGAACAAAAAGAGACCATACTGAAAGCAACGATAGAAGTCCGGAAAGCGACTATCTTTGGCGAAATCATCATTGCCATAGTGTATGTTCCAATCTTAACCCTTTCTGGCACAGAAGGAAAAATGTTCATCCCAATGGCAATTACTGTATTACTGGCATTAGCTGGTGCATTTCTATATACTCTTACAATAATCCCAGTCCTTGCTAGCCTCTTTTTAAGAGGGAATCATATAGCCGAACATGAAACCTACTTTTTTTCCAAAATCCAATCTTGGTATCTCCCAAAATTTAATTACTGTCTTGAGAATCCAAAGCAGATTATGTATGGCTCAGCTGGTGTTTTTATAATCTCTATCCTAATCTTTGCACAAATGGGTGGTGAATTTTTACCAAAACTAGATGAAGGCAACCTCCTAATCGAAGTGAGTCGGTATCCTTCCACCTCACTAAGCCAGTCATTAACTTCTTCCTTGAAAATAGAGAAAACGATTTTAGAGAATATACCTGAAGTGAATCGTATTGTGTCTAGGACCGGATCCCCTGAGCTTGCCATTGAACCTATGGGCGTCGAAAAAACTGATATATATTTGGATATGTTGGATAGATCCAAATGGACCATGCCCAAAGAACAGATTGAACGCAAAATATCTGATTTGATTTCTCAACATGCTCCCGAAGTAGCATTTGGTCTTTCTCAGCCTATAGAAATGCGTAATAACGAAATGATGGCAGGGATACGTGCTGATGTCGGTATTAAAATATATGGAGAGGATTTGAACGAGCTTAAAATCATTGCCGAATCAGTTTCCGAAGAAATTAAAAATATTTCCGGAGTTGATGACTTACGTATCGAACAAACCTTTGGTTTGGAATATTTAAGATTGAAACCCAATCGTGAAAAATTAGCACGTAACCACCAATCGATTATCGATTTCAATCAAACTGTGGAAGCTATCTCATCAGGTGTACCTGCGGGAATCGTATATGAAGGAATGAAACGATTCGAAATCGTTGTAAAAGCGAAAGATGTATTCCAATTGGACCAAGTTAAAAATCTTCCTTTTTATGTTGGAAAAAATAACTTTGCTCCTTTGCGCGAATTATCTGAGATTTTTATTGAAGATGGTCCTGTGCAAATTTTACATGAGAACCAGAGCCGATACGCCTTAGTTCAATTCAATATTAGAGGCAATGATTTAGTAAATACTGTTAAAATGGTTAAAGATACCATCGATTCAAAAAAACTCATTCCTTCTGGATATTTTTATCGATTAGGGGGAGAGTACGAAAAGTACATATCAGCAAGAAATCGCTTACTCATTGTTCTCCCGATCACATTGTGTTTAATCTTAATTATCCTTTATTTTGCATTCGGAGATTTGAGATCAGCATTGCTCATTTTCTTAAATGTTCCAATCGCTATTTCGGGAGGTATACTGGCTCTATTTCTTCGGGATCTAAATTTCAGTATTTCGGCAGGAATTGGCTTCATTGCATTATTTGGAATCGCTGTGCTCAATGGTTTGGTCCTAGTCACCTTTATCCGAAGCCTGGAAGGCCAAGGACTCGATCACCGAGAAGCGGTGAGACAAGGTTCTCTCAGTAGATTACGACCCGTGCTCACTACAGCTCTCCTTGCTTCGATTGGTTTTTTACCCATGGCTTTGAGCAGTTCTCCAGGAGCAGAAGTGCAAAGACCCCTTGCGAGTGTCGTCATTGGCGGACTGATCACAGCGAGTTGTCTAACTCTTTTTGTTTTGCCCGTAGTGTATTTGCGCTTAGGAAAAAAGGTGTGA
- a CDS encoding LA_2478/LA_2722/LA_4182 family protein, whose product MKSIVRLLMLVATFAVIQCGKSSQSPEEKLVEILPKFQNVLCSKMMECSKAEMAQIPEQYRSMIPPFMQSQEKCVGFFNQKFEEGKKQRQEEKREITMEEVNAFESCINALDKTNCSAFKDGKPSIPGCEALESLK is encoded by the coding sequence ATGAAATCGATTGTACGATTGTTAATGTTAGTTGCTACATTTGCAGTGATCCAATGTGGGAAATCATCCCAATCTCCCGAGGAAAAGTTAGTGGAGATTTTACCAAAGTTTCAAAACGTTCTCTGCTCTAAGATGATGGAATGTTCAAAGGCAGAGATGGCACAAATCCCTGAGCAGTACAGAAGTATGATCCCTCCTTTTATGCAATCTCAAGAGAAATGTGTCGGATTCTTTAACCAGAAGTTTGAAGAAGGCAAAAAACAAAGACAAGAAGAGAAGAGAGAGATTACTATGGAAGAGGTCAATGCATTCGAATCTTGTATCAATGCCTTAGACAAAACAAATTGTAGTGCCTTTAAAGATGGAAAGCCAAGCATACCAGGTTGCGAAGCCCTAGAATCTTTAAAATAG